The genomic segment TTGCCGCGGATGTACGTGACGCCGGCGCCGACGTCCGCTACGTCGAGCACAGCGCCGCCGAACTGAACGCAGCAAAGGCGCGCGTCGACAAGTTCGCCGACAAGTCCAAGGCGCCCAAGGGCGTGGCGAGTTGGCGGGTCGACGTCGAGACCAACCGCGTCGTCGTCGACGTCGTCGAAGGCCACCGTGCCGACAACGATGTCACCACCTTCCTCCGCGGTGCCCGCGCCACCGCCCCCCTGCGCGTGGACACCGTCCCGGAGGCCCCGAGCACCTTCGCCGCCGGGACCGTCGGCGGCGACCCGTACTACACCGGCAACGTCCGCTGCTCCATCGGCTTCTCCGTGCACGGCGGCTTCGTCACCGCCGGGCACTGCGGCAAGGCGGGCGCGGGGGTGCGCGGCTGGGACGGGTCCAACATCGGTTCGTTCCAGGGCTCCTCGTTCCCCGACAACGACTACGCGTGGGTGTCCGTCGGCAACGGCTGGTGGACCGTGCCCGTCGTGCTCGGCTGGGGCACCATCCCCGACCGGCTCGTCAAGGGATCGGCGGAGGCACCCGTCGGTACCTCGATCTGCCGCTCCGGCTCCACCACGAAGTGGCACTGCGGGAATCTTCTCGCCAAGAACGAGACCGTCAACTACTCGGGCGGCGCCGTCGTCCACCAGCTGACCAAGACAAGTGTCTGCGCCGAGGGCGGTGACTCGGGCGGCTCGTTCATCAGCGGCGACCAGGCCCAGGGCGTGACGTCCGGCGGCTGGGGCAACTGCAGCAGCGGTGGCGAGACGTGGTTCCAGCCGGTGAACGAGATCCTTCAGCGGTACGGGCTGCGGCTGCACACCGCGTGACGTCGTGAGCGGTGCGCCCGGCTCCGGCAACTGCCGGGCGCATTGTGCCCGTTACCGCGCGGGGCGGACCGACAACCTGTGCCGGAACTCGTCACGCGGGTCGTACTCGGCCTTCACCCGTTGCAGCCGCGGGTAGTTGTCCTTGTAGTAGAGCGTGTACCAGGGCACGCCCGACGTGTTCTGCTCCGGGTCGGCGAGGTCCGCGTCCGGGTAGTTGATGAACGCGCCGTCGCTGACCGCGCCCGGCACGGGGACGCCGCCGCTGTCGGCGTACAGGCCCCGGTACAGCGAACGCACCCACGCGGTCTCGCGCTTCCCGTCCTGCGTCTCCGCGTCCCAGCCCGCCATGTAGACGGCCTTCAGGATCGAGTCGCGCTGCGCGACGGCGGTGGCGTCGGGCGCGACCTTACGGGCTGCGCCGCCGTACGCGACGAGCCACAGCGTGCCGCTGATGCGCGCGGCGGGATCGTCGGACGGCCTGAGGTGTTCGTGCAGTACGTCGAGTTGCCGGTCCGTGTAGGTCTTCCGCAGGTACGCGCTCTTGACCTTGAACGGCGATGACCTGGTGTCCGTGATGGACGTCAGCGCGTTCAGCCACGACAGCGGCGGCCTGCGGATCGCGGGCTCGGCGCCCACGCCGCGCCCGACCGCGGCGATGTAGTCGTCCACGAGCCGCCGCGCGCCCGGCACAGCGGCGTCGATCACACCGGCCAGGACGGCGCCGGAACCCGCAGCCTGGGTGGTGTTGACCATCAGCACGCTGAACAGGTTCGCGTACGGCGAGTCCGGGTCGCTGTTGCCCTCGCACCACTGCCCGTGGTTGCGCACGAGGGTCTTGAAGTCCCGCGTGTCGAGGTCCTTCCAGCTCCAGCCGGCCCGGAAGGCGAGGAAGGAGGCGGGGGCCTTGGGCAGCAGCTCGGTCGGGTCCTCGCCCCGCGCACCCGGGCTGCGGAACCAATACCGCGTCACGACGCCGAAGTTGCCGCCGCCCGCGCCGGTGTGTGCCCACCACAGGTCGTGGTGCGGGTCGTCCGGGTCGCGCTTCGCGATGACCGCTCGCGCGGTGCCGTCCTTGTCGACGACGACGACTTCGAGTGCGTACAGGTGGTCGACGGAGACGCCGTCGCGCCGCGACATCACGCCGTAGCCACCGCCGACGACGTGCCCGCCGATGCCGACCTCGGCGGTCGCGCCCGCGGGGATGGTCACGCCCCAGCCGATGAACAGCTCCCGGTATACCTCGGCGAGTTGCGCGCCGGGCTCCACGCAGAAGGCCCGCCGCTCGGCGTCGTACGAGATCTCGCGCATCGGCGACATGTCGATGACGGCCTTGATGTCCGGGTGGTCCACGAAGTCCTCGAAACAGTGCCCGCCACTGCGTACGGCGATGCGCCTCCCCTCGCGCACGGCGCGCTGCACGGCGTCGACGACCTCGGCGGTGGAGTGGACGACACGGAAGTAGTCGGGTTTGCCGACGAAGCGGGCGTTGCAGCCGCGTTGGGTGAGGGAGAGGTAGCGGGGGTCTTCGGGGCCGATGGGGGTGGTGGGGGTAGTAGGTGCCCCGGTGCTCGGGGTCGACCTCCCGTCGACGGCTCCGGCCGTTCCGGCGGCGCCCACCGCCATGGCCGCGCCCCCGGCCGCGGTGGCCGCGAGCACGTGCCTGCGACTCGGGACGGCTGAGGAGGGCGTGACTCTCTCTGGGTTCTCCGGCTCTGTCATGCGTTGTCCCCCGTCGGGTGAGTGACGTGCGGCGCGTGAGGCGCGATCGACCCCACCACCATCACCGCGGGTGTGACCCCCGTCATCCACCGTTCGTCCAAGGGACGCGTGCTCTCCAGGGTGCAGACGGACCCCTTAGGGGTGGGCCCGTAGATGGAGCGGTTTCCGGCCACGAAGTGAGTACGCGCACTCATGTGGACGCGGGGGCTCGCTCGGAGACTTGGCGCATGAGTCGAAGACATGCCGCAAGGCCCACGTTCGCGTTGACGGCGCTCGCCGCGCTGGCACTCGTCGCCTGCGGCACCGAGAAGTCAGGTGCCGAGAGTCCGCAGGACAAGTCCGCCGATGCCGCCGGGGTTCGGAGCGGTGCGGCGTTCACGGACATGATGAGGAAGGTCGCCCGGTCGTGCCCGGACAGTACGTCATCCGAGCGGCCGCCGACCGGTCCGGCGCGAACGGTGCCGTCCGGCCCGGCGGAGACGTCGCCCTCCGATACGCCGAAGACACCGCCCACCGACGCGATCGAGCCCGCCCTCCCCACGGCGGGGCCGGAGGTGGAGCTGAACGCCCGTGACTGGTGCGCGAGCGCCCTGCACGAGGAGCGGATAACCCAGGCGCTGTGGGATCTGGCGGACCCCACCCCCGCGAAGGTCAGGACGATCCTGCACGACCTCGGCTACATCGACGAGCGCATCCACGACCTCAGGCGGTCCGGCACGACCACGCGCTTCTCCCTCGACCTGCGCGACCGAGGCGGACAGCTCTGCCTGGACGGTACGGCGGCCGGCGAGAAGACCGTCGTCGACAAGTGCGGGGCGCCGTCCGGGACCTGACCCCGGAACTGACTCCGGAACCCGAGGGGGACGTCGACGGTCAGAGCACCGTCGCGTGGATGCGGGCGATGGCCCGCAGCACCTCGTCGCGGTTCTTCGCCTGCTGCATCCACGCGGGCAGCCGGGCCACCACGGTCATCTTGCGACCGTGGTCGTCCCAGGGAATCCCTTCACGCAACGACGCCCGCACGAACCGCTTGAGCAGGTCCAGGTGCTCCAGGTTGTACGCCCACACCCAGCCGTGCCGGGTCTCGGTCTGGAGCCACAGGCGGGCCCCGAAGAAGGGATCCCCGGCCGATCCATGGGGGTCTCGACGGAAGGTCATGCCTCCCCGGCGCGATTCCTTGGCCGTACCGCAGCCGCGACAGATGAGACGCCTCGGCACGTAGACGCCCGGGGTGCGCTCTCCCGGAGGGCCGGGAGCCGGTGCGACGTGTGCGGCTTCGTCGCAGTCGGGGCAGCGCACGAGGACGGAGTCCAGGAAGTCGAGCCGCGTGCGGCGCGGGTCCCGGAAGCGGTGGGGGTGGGTCGCGGTCCGGTTCGTCGGGCATATCGGGCTCATGGGATCAGTATGATCCAGCGGTTGGGGCGCTACGACGACACGTGGCGTACGGCCGGCGCGACCTCAGCGCCTGCGGTCCGCGATCGTGCGGAGCGCCGCACGCGCTTCCTCGGTCGCGAGGCCCCTCGTCCGGCAGTACGTGAGGACGTGCGCGTCGGCCTCCTCCGTGTCCAGCGCCGCGAGGCCGCGCAGTGCGGTGCCGCGCAGGCGGGAGGCGTGGGCGGCGGTGAGCAGTGCTGCCAGGGGAGCGGCGCAGGCGGGGGAGCGGCGGGTGGCCAGGGCCTCGGTCGCCGCCAGGTGGATGTCCTCGGTCTCCGGTGAGGTGGCGAGCGCCACCAGTGCCGTCACCGCCTCGGCTCCCGGGCACTCGGCGAGTGCCTGGACCAGTTCCTGCCCCACGTCCCGCCGGAACCGCCCCGCCAACGCGGCGAGGACGTGCACCGCCGGGGCGCCCATGCGGCCCAACGCCCGTACCGCGCCCCGCGCGACATCACTGCTCGCGTCCGTCGACGCGGCCTCTCCGAGGGCGTCGGCCGCCTCCCGTACGGGGAACCGGGCCAGGCTCTGCACCGCCTGCACCCGTACCGGCTCCGACGGGTCGCGGGCAGCGGCCAGCAGCACCGGCAGCGAAGCGTCCGCGCCGATCAGGCCCACCGCGTGCACCGCCCGCGCGCGCAGCGTGCCCGGCTCCTCGCCGTCGCCAGCGAGGGTCCCGAGACGGGTGGCGGCGGGTTCGTGCCGCAGGGCGCCCAGCGCGTCCGCGGCGGCCGACCGTACGTCCCGGGGGTTCTCCGCGTCGAGTGCCTCCAGGAGCAGTGGCGCCGCGTCCGCGCACTCCAGCAGGCCCAGCGCGACGGCCGCGCCCCGGCGTCGGGACCGGGCTCCCGGGGAGTCGTCCGCCAGCAGTGCCAGCAACTCCCGTACGGGCGGCGCGGACAGCCCCGACAGGGCCTGCGCGACCGTGTCGCCTGTCCTGTCGTCGGCCAGGGAGGCGAGCAGCGCGTCGGTCGCCGCGCTGCCTCCGAGCGCGCCGAGCGCCGATGCCGCCGCTCTGCGCACCATCGGTACGGACTTCTCGCCGAGCAGTGCGATCAGGTTCCGTACGTCCCGGCCGTCCTGTCCCGCACCGAAGAGTTCGGGGCGTTCCTGGATCAGCGCACAGACCGTGACGGCGGCGCTGTCCGGGGTACGGTCCTCGGGCGGGTGCCACGGCGCGGCGTCGCGGAGGTGGCTCCGCAACAGCTCCCGGCCGTAGTCGGTCCTGGCCAGGAGCGCGGCCGCGGGGCGCGCGGTGGCCGCGTCCGGGTCACGCAGCGCGCGCATCAGCATGAACTCGGCGTCCTGGCCCGCCGGTGGCGGCCAGCACTCCTCGGGGAGTTGCGTGAGTGCCCGGACCGCCCCCTTCCGCAGGCGCGGTGAGCTGCCTTCCGACTCCGCCAGGTACAAGAGGGCCGGTGCGGTACGAGGGTCACGCATCGCCCCCAGCGTCTCCACGGTGTGCATCTCGTCGCGGGGCAGCAGGGCCCAGAGCGCGGCCAGCAGTGCGGGCACGGCCTCCGGCGGGCGCAGCCGGGCCACTGCTTCGACGACCACCCGGAACGGCCGCGGATCGCCGAGCCGGTGGACGAGTTCGCGGACCGCCTCGGGCCCGCCGATCGCGCCGAGGTCCTCGTACACGCGGGCCGCCCGCGCCCCGTCGCCGGGCAGTCCTCGCTGTACTTGCCTGAGAATCCCGGGCAGGGCGCGGCGGTCCCGCAGCTCCGCGAGGGTGGACAGCGCGTGCAGGTGCAGCCGTTCCGGATAGGCGGTCGGTCGGCTCACGCAGTCGTAGAGGGCGTCGGCCGCCTCCCGGCCACCGATGTCCCTCAGCAGGTCGACGGCCCACACGTGGTACGGGGAGGGGCCGGACCGCATGACCTCGGCCAGGCCCGCGACGTCGCCCTCCAGCCGCATCCGCACGATGTCCGGCTCCACGTCAGGCCTCCCGGCGCGGGTCCTCGTCCGCCATCGCCACGTACAACGGTGTGCCCACGACGATGTCGACCTGTCGTCCGTCCCGCCCGGTCGCCGTGCCGTGCAGCAGCCGCCGTGCGAGGAACTCACCGTAGATCGGCGGCTCCTTCAACGTCTCCGCGAATTGCAGGACCTGGTGTGCCGCGTCCTCCCCGTGCGCGCTCTCCGGCGCGTCTTCCAGGAGCCTGAACAGTGACGGCAGCATCGAGTAGGAGCGCTGGATCGTCTCGGGCGCGGTGCGTTGCCCCAGCAGGTGGTGCGCCGAGCCGATCAGGGCGATGACGGTGTCGCCGTCGCGTCCCGTCATGAACGTCGGCCCGTCGGGCGCCCCGAACCCGGCGATCCGCAGCTCCAGGTCGCCCCGGAACCAGGGCCTCGGCTCCGTCATCCAGCTGACGTCGAACTCCCGCTCCAGGTAAGCCTCGACGATGTCCAGCCGGTCGTACGTTGTCACGTCGGCACGCGGCGACTGAACGGCGACGCTGAGCACCTTGAGGTCGACCTTCGCCTCAACGGCGAGCCGCTTCAGCAGCTTCGGCGGGATCTGCTCGTACAGCATGTCCAGCTTGGTGCCGGAGACGTAGAGGTAATAGCGCACGTGGTGTCAGGGGGGTTCCGGTTGCAGGGAGGCGGTCCTGAAGTTCGGGGCGACGGTGAAGTGCGGACCTGTGTCCGCAGCATCGCATATTTCTGGGAAGAGGACCCCGGCAAGGAAGTGGTGCGAGTTCGGGGCGTCGCTCGCGTCACCCCTTCTTGTTGCGGTCGAACCAGATCGTGGCGGCGGTCGGGACCAGGCCCGCCCAGAACAGCGCCTGGGGCACGGCCCGTTCGGTCCACGGGATCTCCGCCATGAGGAGCGTGCAGAGCATCGTCCAGGCGGCTTGGGCGAGGACGACGCGGGGCCACACGCGGCGGCGGATCAGGGAGCGGATGTTGATGCGGACGCCGGCGCGCAGCCGCCGGTACCTGAGCAGGGCGCCGACCGCCCAGAGCGCGGACATCGGGACGAGGAACCAGAGGCGCTGGCCGAGCGAGACCGGTAGGTCGCGGGGGGTCTCGCCGTCGGTGGGGAAGAGGTCGAGGCCGGAGGCCGCGATGACGGCGAGGCAGAGCAGGGCGATCCAGCGGATGCCGCGCAGCATGCGGTACGACGCGTCGTCGAGGCCGTCCTGCATCGGACGGGAGTCCGGGGCCGCGGCCAGCGCGTCCGCGTACAGCGTGGCGGCCTCGCGGGGCTTCACGCCGGGCGCGGACGCGGCCTTGCGGGTCTGGCGGGCGACGGCGTACGGATGGTTCGGGTCGAGGCGGAGGATCGCGTGGTCCAGTTGGTCGGCGACCGTGCTGTTGCCGGCCAGGTCGGCGATCTGCCAGGCGACTTCGTGCGCGTACACCTCTTCGGGACCGAGGCGCAGCGCCTCCATGGCGATGTCGCCCGCCTCCTGGAGGGGGGCCTGCATCTGTTCGGCGGTGATCTGGCCGCCGCCCGCCTGGCCGATGCGGACGAGGCGGATGCGCCAGACGACGTCGGCGAGCAGGGCGTACGCGTACCAGTAGTCGGGCGCGAGGCGTATCGCTTCGCGCAGTACGCCCTCCGACTCCTGCCAGCGCGTGCCGCCGATGCCACGCAGGGCGTGCGAGCGCATGATGAGGCCGCCGACGTCCTCGGGGTCGATGGCGAGGGCGCGGTCGGTCGCTGTCAGGGCCTTCGCGTGCTGCTCGGAACGGACGAAGCAGAGGGCGAGTTTGGTCCAGGCCCGGATGTCGTCCGGGTCCTCGACGAGGCGCTGACCGAGCAGCGCCTCGGCCTCGTCGTACCGCTTGAGCTCGATGAGCCCGTCGGCCCGCTCCACGGCGGGGTGCACAGTGCCAGTGCTCACAGCTTCCGCTTCTTCTTGAGGTAGGTGACCAGGTCGTCGTACATGCCGCCCTCGTTGGCGAACATCGCCACGTTGCGGGCGGAGGCGAACCACGGGTCGCTGGAGGGCGAGATGGTGGCGGCCGCTTCCGTCAGGTCCCGCATGCCGATCATGCGGACGGTGCCGGTGCGCGCGGAGTCGAGCAGGGCGCGCTCGGCGGCCGCCTCGCAGAGGTGGGCGAGGTCGGCGCCGGACAGGCCGTCGGTGGCCTTCGTGAGTTTCCGCAGGTCGATGTTTGCGACGGGGCGGTCGCGGAGGTGGTAGCGGAGGATGGCCTCGCGGGCGGGGGCGTCGGGCGGCAGGACGAGGATCGTGCGGTCCAGGCGGCCGGGGCGGCGCAGCGCGTTGTCCACGTCCCAGGGGACATTGGTGGCGGCCAGTACGAACACGCCCTCGTTGGCGCCCGCGTCGATGCCGTCGAGCTCCGTGAGGAGCTGGTTGACGGTGTTGCGCATCCCGCTGTGCGCGGTGCGGCTGCGCTTGGCACCGAGGGCGTCCAGCTCGTCGAGGAAGAGGACGCAGGGGGCCTGACGGCGGGCCGTCTCGAACACCTCGTGCATGTTGCGCTCGGAGTTGCCCATCCACATGTCGAGCACGTCGTTGATCGATATGGAGAGGAAGTTGGCGCCGAGTTCGCCCGCGACGGCGCGGGCCATGAAGGTCTTGCCGCAGCCGGGCGGGCCGTAGAGCAGGAGCCCGCCGCGCAGGCTCTTGCCGTACAGCTTGCGCAGCTCGGGGTTGCGCAGCGGCGCGAGGAACGCGGCCTCCAGGCGGTCCTTGACATCCTGCATGCCGCCGACGTCGGCGAGCCGCACGCCGTGGGGCGTCTCGACCTCCCAGGCGGAGGCGGCACCGGCGTCGCCGCTCCCGTCGGCGGTCTGCGGCGCCTCCGGGGACGGTGGTGCCTCGGGGGCCGGTGGGCTTTCGACGAAACGGGGCGGGATGACGTCACCGACCTGGTCCTCGGCGGCCTTCCAGTTGAACCCGGCGGGCGGCGGCGGCACTTCGGTCACCGGCTGCACTTCGGGCACCGACGGCACTTCGGGCACCGACGGCCGCGGCGCCCCCATCGCCCGCGCCATCACCTCCCGCGCCTGCGCGTCACCCGGCGCGTGCTGAAGGGCGACGGCGGTCTCGGCGACCGCCTCGTCGTGATGCCCGCCCGCGATGAGGAGCTCCGCGAGATGCAGCCGCAACGGCACGTCGTCGGGAGCGCCCGCGACGGCTGTGCGCAGGCTCTGGATCAGGGGCGAGTGATCGGGCATGGCACGAGGATAAGGGGGCGTGCGAGTGGTGCTCGAACGGTGATTCGTGCAGAGAGCGGCCCGCCCACCCCACCCGATCGAGGTCAGGTGGGGCAGGCGGGCCAGGGTCCGGCGCGCGGTCAGCCGAGCAGCTCCACCTCCGCGAGCGTCAGCGAACCCGTGCTGCCCGTGCCGCCCTTCGGCACCAGGCGGTAGTGCCCGTACGCGCCCGGATGGGCGATCGTGAAGGCGCGGGTCTGCTGGTCCCAGGTGAAGGACTCACCCGAGCGCTTGTCCAGGTCCCGCCATTTCTTGCCGTCCGCGGAACCCTGGAGCACCCAGTCGCGCGGCGCCTTCGCCTTGTCGGCGGGGGACGTCAGCGTGTACTGGACGGCCTTCGTCTTCCCGGCCACCGGCAGGGTCACCGCCGCGTCCGAAGTCGCCTCCGTCGCCGACGAGTCGTCGAAGAGCGCGCCGTCACCCTTGAGGGCGTCCTTCCTCGGCGACGGGACCTTGTCGTCCTTCGTGATCGACGCAGGCTGCGCGTTCTTGCCGCTGCCCCACGCAAAGGGCTTGGGGCCCATGTCGAACTCCAGGACCCCGCCGCGGGCCACGACGTCGTGCGGGAGCGCCGTCGACTTCCACGCCTTGCCGTTGACCTTGAGGCCCTGCACGTACACGTTCTTCGCGCTGTTCCCCGGTGCCTTCACGACCAGGTCGCGGCCGTTGTCGAGGTGCAGCGTCATCTTCGTGAACTGCGGCGACCCGATGGCGTACTCGCCGCTGCCCATCACCAGGGGGTAGAAGCCGAGCGACGAGAAGAGGTACCAGCCGGACTGCTCGCCGTTGTCCTCGTCACCGTGGTAGCCCTGCCCGATCTCGCTGCCCGTGTAGAGGCGGGAGAGGACCTCGCGGACCTTCTCCTGCGTCTTCCACGGCTGCCCGGCCGCGTCGTACATGTACGCGGCGTGGTGGGCCACCTGGTTGGAGTGGCCGTACATCCCCATACGTACGTCACGCGCCTCCGTCATCTCGTGGATGACGCCTCCGTAGGAGCCCGCGAACTCGGCGGAACCCGTCTCCGGAGTGGCGAAGTACGTGTCGAGCTTCTCGCCGAGACCCTTGCGGCCGCCGTACAGGTTCGCCAGACCGCGCGAGTCCTGCGGCGCGGTGAAGGCGTACCCCCAGGCGTTGGTCTCCGTGTAATCGTGGCCCCACACGCGCGGGTCGAACTTCTCCGACGGCACGCGCCAGACGCCTTTGGTGTCCTTGCCCTGGAAGAAGCCGGGGTCGGTGCCCGCGCCGGCCGCCTTGGAGTCGAAGAGGTTCACGTAGTCACGGGCACGGTTGAGGAAGTATTCCGACTCCTCCTTGTAGTGCTTCTTGCCCGTCTTCTTGTAGAGGGCCGCTCCCATCCGGGAGATCCCGTAGTCATTGAGGTAACCCTCCAGGGCCCACGACAGGCCCTCGTGGGTCTCGCTGGGCGTGTAGCCGAGGAACGGCGATGTCTTCATGCCCTTGCGGCCGACGCCCGAGGTCGGCGGGACCACGGTCGCGTTCTTCAACGCGGCGTCGTACGCGGCCTCCGCGTCGAACTTCACGCCCTTGGTGTACGCGTCGGCGAACGCCACGTCGGACGACGTGCCCGTCATCAGGTCGGCGGCACCGGGCGACGACCAGCGCGAGGTCCAGCCGCCGTCCTTGTAGTGCTGCACGAAACCGTCGACCAGTTCACCCGCCTTCTCCGGCGTGAGCAGCGAGTACGCCGGCCACGTCGTGCGGTACGTGTCCCAGAAGCCGTTGTTCACGTACGGCTTGCCCTCGACGATCTTCGCGCCGGTGTGGGTCGGGGTGTCCGGTCCCGTCTGGGGCGAGAACGGGGAGGCGTACTTGTACGTGGCCTTGCCGCCCTTCGACCCGACCCTCTCGAACCCGGAGTTGGGGTACAGGTACAGGCGGTACAAGCTGGAGTACAGCGTCGTGCGCTGGCCCTCGCTCGCGCCCTCGACCTCCACCTTGCCGAGGATGTCGTCCCACTGCTTCTGCGCGCGGTTCCTCACGCGGTCGAACGACGTGCCCTGCGGTATCTCGTCGGCGAGGTTCGCCTTCGCCTGGTCGAGGCTGATGAGGGACGTCGCGAGCCGCAGGTTGACCGTGCGGTCCTTGCCGGGCTCGAAGCGCAGGTAGCCCGTGACGTCGCCGCCACCGCCGCCCTCCAGCTTGCCGCCCGCGGTGACGGGGGAGTCGAAGGTGCCGTAGACGAAGAGGCGCGTGGCGCCCGCCGACAGGCCGGACTTGACATCCGAGAAACCGGAGACGATGCCCTTCTCCTTGTCGAGGGTCAGGCCGCCCTTCTCCGACACGTTGTCGAAGATGACGCTCGCGTCGTCACCGGGATAGGTGAACCGCATCATCGCCGCGTGGTCGGTCGGCGCCATCTCGGCCTTCAGGCCGTTCTCGAACGTCACGCCGTAGTAGTGCGGGCGCGCCGTCTCCTTCTCGTGCCGGAACGGCAGCGCACGCTTCGTGCGGGACGCGCTCGGGGTGTCCTTGTCGACGGACGGCATCATCTGGAACGTCTGCCGGTCGCCCATCCACGGGCTCGGCTCGTGGCTCGCGCTGAATGCCTGCATTGTCGGCAGGTTGTCGTCGTTGTTGCCGCGCGCGTAGTCGTACAGCCAGCTCAGGGAGCCCGCGTTGGTCACCGGGGTCCAGAAGTTGAAGCCGTGCGGGACCGCGGTGGCGGGGAAGTTG from the Streptomyces venezuelae genome contains:
- a CDS encoding HEAT repeat domain-containing protein; amino-acid sequence: MEPDIVRMRLEGDVAGLAEVMRSGPSPYHVWAVDLLRDIGGREAADALYDCVSRPTAYPERLHLHALSTLAELRDRRALPGILRQVQRGLPGDGARAARVYEDLGAIGGPEAVRELVHRLGDPRPFRVVVEAVARLRPPEAVPALLAALWALLPRDEMHTVETLGAMRDPRTAPALLYLAESEGSSPRLRKGAVRALTQLPEECWPPPAGQDAEFMLMRALRDPDAATARPAAALLARTDYGRELLRSHLRDAAPWHPPEDRTPDSAAVTVCALIQERPELFGAGQDGRDVRNLIALLGEKSVPMVRRAAASALGALGGSAATDALLASLADDRTGDTVAQALSGLSAPPVRELLALLADDSPGARSRRRGAAVALGLLECADAAPLLLEALDAENPRDVRSAAADALGALRHEPAATRLGTLAGDGEEPGTLRARAVHAVGLIGADASLPVLLAAARDPSEPVRVQAVQSLARFPVREAADALGEAASTDASSDVARGAVRALGRMGAPAVHVLAALAGRFRRDVGQELVQALAECPGAEAVTALVALATSPETEDIHLAATEALATRRSPACAAPLAALLTAAHASRLRGTALRGLAALDTEEADAHVLTYCRTRGLATEEARAALRTIADRRR
- a CDS encoding tetratricopeptide repeat protein, coding for MPDHSPLIQSLRTAVAGAPDDVPLRLHLAELLIAGGHHDEAVAETAVALQHAPGDAQAREVMARAMGAPRPSVPEVPSVPEVQPVTEVPPPPAGFNWKAAEDQVGDVIPPRFVESPPAPEAPPSPEAPQTADGSGDAGAASAWEVETPHGVRLADVGGMQDVKDRLEAAFLAPLRNPELRKLYGKSLRGGLLLYGPPGCGKTFMARAVAGELGANFLSISINDVLDMWMGNSERNMHEVFETARRQAPCVLFLDELDALGAKRSRTAHSGMRNTVNQLLTELDGIDAGANEGVFVLAATNVPWDVDNALRRPGRLDRTILVLPPDAPAREAILRYHLRDRPVANIDLRKLTKATDGLSGADLAHLCEAAAERALLDSARTGTVRMIGMRDLTEAAATISPSSDPWFASARNVAMFANEGGMYDDLVTYLKKKRKL
- a CDS encoding FAD-dependent oxidoreductase, giving the protein MLAATAAGGAAMAVGAAGTAGAVDGRSTPSTGAPTTPTTPIGPEDPRYLSLTQRGCNARFVGKPDYFRVVHSTAEVVDAVQRAVREGRRIAVRSGGHCFEDFVDHPDIKAVIDMSPMREISYDAERRAFCVEPGAQLAEVYRELFIGWGVTIPAGATAEVGIGGHVVGGGYGVMSRRDGVSVDHLYALEVVVVDKDGTARAVIAKRDPDDPHHDLWWAHTGAGGGNFGVVTRYWFRSPGARGEDPTELLPKAPASFLAFRAGWSWKDLDTRDFKTLVRNHGQWCEGNSDPDSPYANLFSVLMVNTTQAAGSGAVLAGVIDAAVPGARRLVDDYIAAVGRGVGAEPAIRRPPLSWLNALTSITDTRSSPFKVKSAYLRKTYTDRQLDVLHEHLRPSDDPAARISGTLWLVAYGGAARKVAPDATAVAQRDSILKAVYMAGWDAETQDGKRETAWVRSLYRGLYADSGGVPVPGAVSDGAFINYPDADLADPEQNTSGVPWYTLYYKDNYPRLQRVKAEYDPRDEFRHRLSVRPAR
- a CDS encoding tetratricopeptide repeat protein produces the protein MSTGTVHPAVERADGLIELKRYDEAEALLGQRLVEDPDDIRAWTKLALCFVRSEQHAKALTATDRALAIDPEDVGGLIMRSHALRGIGGTRWQESEGVLREAIRLAPDYWYAYALLADVVWRIRLVRIGQAGGGQITAEQMQAPLQEAGDIAMEALRLGPEEVYAHEVAWQIADLAGNSTVADQLDHAILRLDPNHPYAVARQTRKAASAPGVKPREAATLYADALAAAPDSRPMQDGLDDASYRMLRGIRWIALLCLAVIAASGLDLFPTDGETPRDLPVSLGQRLWFLVPMSALWAVGALLRYRRLRAGVRINIRSLIRRRVWPRVVLAQAAWTMLCTLLMAEIPWTERAVPQALFWAGLVPTAATIWFDRNKKG
- a CDS encoding DUF7019 family protein — translated: MRYYLYVSGTKLDMLYEQIPPKLLKRLAVEAKVDLKVLSVAVQSPRADVTTYDRLDIVEAYLEREFDVSWMTEPRPWFRGDLELRIAGFGAPDGPTFMTGRDGDTVIALIGSAHHLLGQRTAPETIQRSYSMLPSLFRLLEDAPESAHGEDAAHQVLQFAETLKEPPIYGEFLARRLLHGTATGRDGRQVDIVVGTPLYVAMADEDPRREA
- a CDS encoding S1 family peptidase, with amino-acid sequence MRRKTSARLGLSAFLLAAACAGTGLAPTATATADSPDTPLASDGLLKAMQRDLGLSPAAARERLLDEKRAVKVERAAKKAAGDAYGGAWFDAGKGRLTVALTERSVAADVRDAGADVRYVEHSAAELNAAKARVDKFADKSKAPKGVASWRVDVETNRVVVDVVEGHRADNDVTTFLRGARATAPLRVDTVPEAPSTFAAGTVGGDPYYTGNVRCSIGFSVHGGFVTAGHCGKAGAGVRGWDGSNIGSFQGSSFPDNDYAWVSVGNGWWTVPVVLGWGTIPDRLVKGSAEAPVGTSICRSGSTTKWHCGNLLAKNETVNYSGGAVVHQLTKTSVCAEGGDSGGSFISGDQAQGVTSGGWGNCSSGGETWFQPVNEILQRYGLRLHTA